ACTTGCTACCTCCCATCTGATTAACATAACCTACAGCTGTCACATTATCCAATTCAAATTGAATATGGACATCAGACAGTTTGGAACAAAATATGGTCAGACAAATATACATCACATATAGTTTTCTCACATTAATATGGAGAACACCTTGTTCTCGGCTCCATAGACCCTGAGACTTCCATGAATCATGGCTTGAACAAGAAATGCCCCAGCCAGTGTCACTGGCATCAGTCTGAAAAACATAAGTGATTGGAGCATGAATAATTCTCCGGTAGGCTTGTTGCACATTTTCAACCCACCGGAATAGATCCTCTTTAGCTAAGACAGACAGTTGCATCTTGGCATCATAATCACCCCTATTCAGAGCCAAGGCCCTGATCTTGTCACGCTCTAGATTTCGATAGTGCAGCTTGCCAAATTCAGATCCAGGCAAAGAGGAAACAATTTTTCCAATAACCCGAGCTACAAAACGAATCGACAAAATATCCCCATCTAGAGCCTGGGTgcaaaggaatttcaacttttccttcTTCTGATCAGATAAATAGACCATCATGGTTGTTGCATTTAAGATAAAGCCAAGAAATGTGATCTCCTGAGTGGGTGTCAAGATACATTTTTCTGGGTAAATGAAAAACCCTAATCGCAGAAATAAATCAACCGTGTCCTTAACATTGTTGCAACAATCAACAAAATCAGCCCCTTGCAGATAAAAATCATCTATGTAACTGCTATTAGTGTATCCTTTTTGTCTGAGGGAGGCTAAGACTGGTTTCATTATCTTCGTGAAAATTCTGGTCAAACCCATGGGCAAGGATTGAAATTCATACAGTTGTCCTCCCCAAACAAACTTCAAGTATTTTCTATGCTCTGCTGCAATAGGAATGGTGTAATAAGCATGCTTTAGATCAAGAGAGGCCATATAGACACCTGGTCTGATTAAATTGATAACTGTGCTTAAAGTATCCATCTTGAAATGCCTAAAAAGAACAGCTTCATTACAactcttaaaattgaaaataagcCTGTGGGAGCCATCAGGTTTGGGGACCACAAAATTGGAGACAAGCATTCCTCTTGCTCATGTACTGATTGACTTATGACACCGAGTTGCAACAGTTTCCCAACTTCAGAATCTATAACTAATTGTTGTTGACTATTAAAATGTCTCTGCCCATACGTACTATACTTACAAGGACTATCAGTAAATTCTATATGGCAATGTTGGACACAGTCTAGTACTTTAGGATCTGATGACAACTTTGCCAttcaaaaaaacaattccttgTGTTTCCAGCCTTAAAAGGAGGCTGATTACTTATTTTCGCTTTTACAGTGTCACATTCATAATTTACATACCAATTTTGATTGGCCCTGGAGCCCATCTTCTTTTCTGACTGGGGCGCATGCTGAAAatactgctgctgctgttgataGCCAGAGGGACCAGAGCCACGACCACGAAAGGCTCTACCTCTTCCCCTGTTGTAACCTTGAAATCCTCTATTCTCTATATGGAGAGAATCTCTGACCTCTTCCTTGTG
The genomic region above belongs to Montipora capricornis isolate CH-2021 chromosome 8, ASM3666992v2, whole genome shotgun sequence and contains:
- the LOC138013581 gene encoding uncharacterized protein, whose product is MDTLSTVINLIRPGVYMASLDLKHAYYTIPIAAEHRKYLKFVWGGQLYEFQSLPMGLTRIFTKIMKPVLASLRQKGYTNSSYIDDFYLQGADFVDCCNNVKDTVDLFLRLGFFIYPEKCILTPTQEITFLGFILNATTMMVYLSDQKKEKLKFLCTQALDGDILSIRFVARVIGKIVSSLPGSEFGKLHYRNLERDKIRALALNRGDYDAKMQLSVLAKEDLFRWVENVQQAYRRIIHAPITYVFQTDASDTGWGISCSSHDSWKSQGLWSREQGVLHINVRKLYVMYICLTIFCSKLSDVHIQFELDNVTAVGYVNQMGGSKSIACDLLAHKIWSWCIARCIWLSAVHIPGCTNVEADLLSRNCYSDHEWQLNPVIFQKLRAVFPALSIDLFASVLNAQLPRYVSWNPDPHATFVDAFSIPWTGEYFYAFPPFSLIHKCLKKIEAEQAEGVLVVPAWTTQTWYPRVLQLLTQAPKLMLWTAGMELVVHPSVHKGHTMKGKLKLIVCPLSGDTMKSEVFRSTLPMYFSTRGDPLLKSNTQFISRNGLYSVVKGRLLHIPLL